The Brachyspira hyodysenteriae ATCC 27164 genome includes a window with the following:
- a CDS encoding TraR/DksA family transcriptional regulator, which produces MTAKKLKKFKDLLLEEKRKTLDELLSGNETYEALKDDSHGDMVDIAFQAYEKQNLMNFSQKEKDKLDMLNNALKRIEEGTYGKCIDCKEEINEERLTALPYTLRCVNCMSKYEDKKRREKM; this is translated from the coding sequence ATGACTGCTAAGAAGTTAAAGAAATTTAAAGATTTATTATTAGAAGAAAAGAGAAAGACTTTAGATGAATTATTAAGCGGAAATGAAACTTATGAAGCTCTTAAAGATGATTCTCATGGTGATATGGTTGATATAGCATTTCAAGCTTATGAAAAACAAAATCTAATGAATTTCTCTCAAAAAGAAAAAGACAAATTAGATATGCTTAATAATGCGCTTAAAAGAATAGAAGAAGGCACTTATGGTAAGTGTATTGATTGTAAAGAAGAAATCAATGAAGAAAGATTAACTGCTTTGCCTTATACTTTAAGATGTGTAAACTGCATGTCTAAATATGAAGATAAAAAACGTCGCGAAAAAATGTAA
- the rpsI gene encoding 30S ribosomal protein S9 yields the protein MAAKQLTIFTGKRKTANARVRITLGSGKILINGKNYAEYFCNRAALLKVVEDALKVTGNFGKYDVFANVHGGGVSAQADAVRHGIAKALVGESQDFRTTLKRNGFLTRDSRVVERKKYGRSGARKRFQFSKR from the coding sequence ATGGCAGCTAAACAATTAACTATTTTTACTGGTAAAAGAAAAACAGCTAATGCAAGAGTTCGTATAACTTTAGGCAGCGGCAAAATTTTAATAAATGGAAAAAATTATGCTGAATACTTCTGCAATAGAGCAGCTCTTCTTAAAGTAGTAGAAGATGCTTTGAAAGTAACAGGTAATTTTGGAAAATATGATGTATTTGCTAATGTTCATGGCGGCGGTGTTTCTGCTCAGGCTGATGCAGTTAGACATGGTATCGCTAAGGCTTTAGTGGGTGAAAGTCAGGATTTCAGAACTACTTTAAAAAGAAATGGATTCCTTACTAGAGATTCTCGTGTAGTTGAACGTAAAAAATACGGAAGATCTGGTGCTAGAAAACGTTTCCAATTCTCAAAACGTTAA
- the rplM gene encoding 50S ribosomal protein L13, producing MDKKTLKTKNSTYVLSQKDIKQNWLIIDAKGKSLGRVASRAAYMLKGKHKVDYAYNLDNGDYVIIINAKDIVLTGNKKKGKIHYRHTGYPGGIKAISYGELLEKNPERMVKIAVKGMLSHNPLGRLHLKKLKVYAGSEHPHEANKPTVVNI from the coding sequence ATGGATAAAAAAACATTAAAAACAAAAAACAGTACTTACGTTTTATCACAAAAAGATATAAAGCAAAATTGGCTAATAATCGATGCCAAAGGTAAGTCATTAGGAAGAGTAGCAAGCAGAGCAGCTTATATGCTTAAAGGAAAACATAAAGTAGACTATGCATACAACTTAGACAATGGTGATTATGTTATCATCATCAATGCTAAAGACATAGTATTAACAGGAAATAAAAAGAAAGGAAAAATTCACTATAGACATACAGGTTATCCAGGCGGTATAAAAGCTATAAGCTACGGCGAATTATTAGAAAAAAATCCTGAAAGAATGGTAAAAATAGCTGTAAAAGGTATGCTTTCTCATAATCCATTAGGAAGACTTCATCTTAAGAAGTTAAAAGTATATGCAGGAAGCGAGCATCCGCATGAAGCTAATAAACCTACTGTAGTAAATATATAA
- the panC gene encoding pantoate--beta-alanine ligase — translation MALTILKNIKSAYKFISDNKDKTIALIPTMGALHEGHAALIKKAKKECNIVIVSIFLNPLQFTKVEDIEKYPEDLDKDKKLLSELQADVLFLPSVEEMIPDDYAMHINIENNKFNIISRPIYYRGIITITLKLFNIISPTYVYLTEYDYQEMFIIKKIIKDLNYNIALKTIPIVRDENMIALSSLNSLLSEREKEEATIIYKLLKEAREEFKKGGTKSSYLIDIIKNNLKSHKMLKLEYIYIADKETLANVETATRNSIILISCYCGSTRLLDNMPLK, via the coding sequence ATGGCTTTAACTATATTAAAAAATATAAAAAGTGCATATAAATTTATTAGTGATAATAAGGATAAGACTATAGCTCTTATACCTACTATGGGAGCTTTACATGAAGGACATGCCGCTTTAATAAAAAAGGCAAAAAAAGAATGTAATATTGTAATTGTAAGTATATTTCTCAATCCTCTTCAATTCACAAAAGTGGAAGATATAGAAAAATATCCAGAGGATTTAGATAAGGATAAAAAACTTTTGTCAGAATTGCAGGCAGATGTTCTATTTTTACCATCTGTTGAAGAGATGATACCTGATGATTATGCTATGCATATAAATATAGAAAATAATAAATTCAATATAATTTCAAGACCTATATATTATAGAGGAATAATAACAATAACATTAAAACTATTCAATATAATATCACCTACTTATGTATATTTAACAGAATATGATTATCAGGAAATGTTTATAATAAAAAAAATAATAAAAGATTTAAATTATAATATAGCATTAAAAACTATTCCTATAGTAAGAGATGAGAATATGATAGCTTTAAGCAGTTTAAATAGTTTATTAAGTGAGAGAGAAAAAGAAGAAGCTACTATAATATATAAACTTCTAAAAGAGGCAAGAGAAGAGTTTAAAAAAGGCGGTACTAAATCATCATATTTAATAGATATAATAAAGAATAATCTAAAATCTCATAAAATGCTGAAATTAGAATATATTTATATAGCAGATAAAGAAACTTTAGCTAATGTAGAAACAGCAACAAGAAATTCAATAATACTTATATCATGCTACTGCGGATCGACAAGATTATTAGATAATATGCCTTTGAAATAG
- a CDS encoding efflux RND transporter permease subunit codes for MERIIVFFAKKTMLVNIIVMAILFVGGYYYFNLRKESIPSTDLDMMLISVVYPGATPLDVEQNAVIPIEEELQGISGIDEYNTTIIENAAIILVKLDETIPNRQPVKDEIFRQMQNVPDLSEDVEEVTTYDLNPNKMDIYTLAVHFKEGMEGDERELFDFSQRLENELVRLEGVSEIRVDGRTDPEIKVYVDPIKMQQNYIALSDVVNALSIRNIRATGGDIETGGKEQTVVTYGEFQDPMEASNVIIRSTFNGQRVRINDIANVKSGFEDKTVYMRVNRAAGYSLSVVKNENADILKTIDVVNQYLAENADIVPDNIQVSVMGDKSRTIKSLLSIVTSNLIQGFIIIFITLIIFLDFKSAMFTSLGMILTMFACFIYMQVAGITFNTMSLAAIITVLGMIVDNSIVVSENIFNFKQAGYKGLEATRLAVSDVVMPMLASTLTTVAAFFPMLTISGIMGKILNLFPRIVIFTLVVSMLQAVLILPNQLQDKEDKYKSYKPKKKSKFKNPLDFDKDALFDKMKIPFGAILEKLIHVRYIVIGFFILMFIASIFLAQNSFKNFVLIYDTSADTIVINIEMPTGTTKEVTTQQIAKIEDAVSKVVKPEELIALYSLVGKQVDQEIVSEEKGSLAGIMVYLVPAAERTRTADELVALINQEIDKTDIRQTVPIFMMNTKGSVDPGDPVDIKIVGNDTELAKKAKDEIKAFLATVPGVIDIDDDDKIGKEELRVMLDYNKIAELGVSVANVANEVRTAYYGTEATYIQELENKLDFRVVFDDQFTYDAKYLNDLLIPNSQGRLIYLKNIASVEKANGLSTLKHYNGERTITITAGIEYGKNTSQQVMAAVSERFKDFNKEYRGLKLEFGGEAKETMKAIKQLLFSFAMAFIFVYIVLLLQLNRFIQPIMIMIIIPFGLIGVLLGFAIHKMPLSFMGVVGIIGLAGVVVNNGIILVDLINKIIDEGVEGGKRGVAKAIVDGAKQRLRPVFLTTVTTVVGLLPTVYGIGGRADIIIPIVMALAYGLLFASLLTLIFLPCMFMIMFDLRLIKIPPTKNPSEEITTTITTAGH; via the coding sequence ATGGAAAGAATTATAGTATTTTTTGCCAAAAAAACGATGCTTGTAAATATAATAGTAATGGCCATATTATTTGTAGGAGGCTACTACTACTTTAACCTAAGAAAAGAATCAATTCCATCTACAGATTTGGATATGATGTTAATATCTGTAGTATATCCCGGTGCTACTCCGCTTGACGTAGAACAAAATGCTGTTATACCTATAGAAGAAGAATTACAGGGAATATCCGGTATAGATGAATATAATACAACAATTATTGAAAATGCCGCAATTATTTTAGTAAAACTAGATGAAACTATACCAAATAGACAGCCTGTTAAAGACGAAATATTCAGACAAATGCAGAATGTTCCGGATTTATCAGAAGATGTTGAAGAAGTTACAACTTATGACTTAAACCCTAATAAAATGGATATATACACTTTAGCTGTACACTTCAAAGAAGGTATGGAAGGTGATGAAAGAGAATTATTTGATTTCAGCCAAAGACTTGAAAATGAACTTGTAAGACTTGAAGGCGTATCTGAAATAAGAGTTGATGGAAGAACAGACCCTGAAATTAAAGTGTATGTTGATCCTATAAAAATGCAGCAAAACTATATAGCTTTAAGCGATGTTGTTAATGCACTTAGCATAAGAAACATAAGAGCTACAGGCGGTGACATAGAAACAGGCGGAAAGGAACAAACTGTTGTAACTTACGGTGAATTCCAAGATCCTATGGAAGCAAGTAATGTTATAATTCGTTCTACATTCAATGGACAGAGAGTAAGAATTAATGATATAGCAAATGTTAAATCAGGTTTTGAAGATAAAACTGTATACATGAGAGTAAACAGAGCAGCTGGTTATTCTTTGTCAGTTGTAAAAAATGAAAATGCTGACATTCTTAAAACTATTGATGTAGTGAATCAATATTTAGCTGAAAATGCTGATATAGTTCCTGATAATATTCAAGTATCCGTTATGGGTGATAAATCAAGAACTATTAAATCACTTTTAAGTATTGTAACTTCAAACCTTATTCAAGGATTTATAATCATCTTTATAACTTTGATTATATTCTTGGATTTCAAAAGTGCTATGTTCACAAGTTTGGGTATGATACTCACTATGTTTGCATGTTTTATATATATGCAGGTAGCAGGAATAACATTCAATACAATGTCATTAGCTGCTATTATTACGGTACTTGGTATGATAGTAGACAACTCTATCGTAGTATCTGAAAATATATTCAACTTTAAACAGGCAGGATATAAAGGACTTGAAGCTACAAGGCTCGCCGTTTCCGATGTTGTAATGCCTATGCTTGCTTCAACACTTACAACTGTTGCTGCATTCTTCCCTATGCTTACAATCAGCGGTATAATGGGTAAAATATTAAACCTTTTCCCAAGAATCGTTATATTTACACTTGTTGTTAGTATGCTTCAGGCAGTATTAATACTTCCTAACCAATTGCAGGATAAAGAAGATAAATATAAATCTTATAAACCTAAAAAGAAAAGTAAATTTAAAAATCCTCTTGATTTCGATAAAGATGCTTTATTCGATAAAATGAAAATACCTTTCGGTGCAATATTAGAGAAATTAATACATGTAAGATATATAGTTATAGGATTTTTCATACTTATGTTTATAGCTTCTATATTCTTAGCACAAAACAGTTTCAAAAACTTCGTACTTATATACGATACAAGTGCTGATACTATAGTTATCAATATAGAAATGCCTACAGGTACTACAAAAGAAGTTACAACTCAGCAGATTGCTAAAATAGAAGATGCTGTTTCTAAAGTAGTAAAACCTGAAGAACTTATTGCTTTATACTCTCTTGTAGGTAAGCAGGTTGACCAAGAAATAGTTTCTGAAGAAAAAGGAAGTTTGGCAGGTATTATGGTTTATTTAGTTCCTGCTGCTGAAAGAACTAGAACAGCTGATGAGCTTGTTGCTTTAATAAATCAGGAAATAGATAAAACAGATATAAGACAGACAGTTCCTATATTTATGATGAATACTAAAGGTTCTGTTGACCCTGGTGATCCTGTAGATATTAAAATAGTAGGAAATGACACTGAACTTGCTAAAAAAGCTAAAGATGAAATCAAGGCATTTTTAGCTACTGTTCCTGGAGTTATAGATATTGATGATGATGATAAAATAGGTAAAGAAGAATTAAGAGTTATGCTTGATTATAATAAAATAGCAGAACTTGGAGTTAGCGTAGCAAATGTAGCTAATGAAGTAAGAACAGCATATTATGGTACTGAAGCTACATATATACAGGAACTTGAAAATAAATTAGATTTCAGAGTAGTATTTGATGATCAGTTTACTTATGATGCTAAATATTTAAATGATCTTTTAATACCTAACTCTCAAGGAAGATTAATATATCTTAAAAACATTGCATCAGTAGAAAAAGCTAATGGTCTTTCAACATTAAAACACTATAATGGAGAAAGAACAATAACTATTACAGCTGGTATAGAATATGGAAAAAATACTTCTCAGCAGGTTATGGCAGCAGTAAGTGAAAGATTTAAAGATTTCAATAAAGAATACAGAGGCTTAAAATTAGAGTTCGGCGGTGAAGCTAAAGAAACTATGAAAGCTATAAAACAATTATTATTCAGTTTTGCTATGGCATTCATATTTGTATACATTGTATTATTGCTTCAGTTAAACAGATTCATACAGCCTATTATGATAATGATAATTATTCCATTCGGTTTGATTGGTGTATTATTAGGATTCGCTATTCACAAAATGCCTTTATCATTCATGGGTGTTGTAGGTATCATCGGTTTGGCAGGTGTTGTTGTAAACAATGGTATTATACTTGTTGACTTGATTAACAAAATCATAGATGAAGGTGTTGAAGGAGGTAAAAGAGGCGTTGCTAAGGCTATTGTTGACGGAGCTAAGCAGAGACTTCGTCCGGTATTCTTAACTACTGTTACTACAGTTGTAGGACTTTTACCTACTGTTTATGGTATAGGCGGTAGAGCTGATATCATTATTCCTATAGTTATGGCATTAGCTTATGGACTTTTATTTGCTTCTTTGCTTACACTCATATTCTTACCTTGTATGTTTATGATTATGTTTGACTTAAGACTTATAAAAATACCTCCTACAAAAAATCCTTCAGAGGAAATTACTACTACTATAACTACTGCAGGACATTAA
- a CDS encoding TolC family protein, translating into MKISVKIILCSIVFINILYGQTNTLTYAAYMETIRDQIPELKINAVTETNAQMNLLSAESSGDVNLSAQFGAVGKYGSLSSGYTSTTASPSVNAAGIQAGIGLGSLIPYTGTKWSVNLTHTSFLGGKLNMPGGQSVDFNNYQPSLTLEVTQPLLRNFFGTLDKYPIKDAEYALAIAKLQRKLDDASVIVSYQKIYYQWIMYEKLLAYYRNMYITAKRFENQMRDRYNNGLIDNDSYQNARTQTMVYSDYYAQNQVYLDSLLATVSFFMPVTNIKPDHTTWDAYLDLGSNMQMEAVPFADSINGQIAYQSKIRAEYTLDAMKNGTLPNLDFVGSVSLNGLSPNTEGYFKSFGSMTNVDFFAGVQFSYPLGNRANKAQYQMAENSLYGIIAQYDQLEKDFNTQLQTYISKFNAYKNLIASKQMQIRAINSRIATQLQKLDQGRLEIDDLLTSRLELVATQTELLNLQYEFITTIFDYRALLAIDYE; encoded by the coding sequence ATGAAAATAAGTGTTAAAATAATTTTATGTTCTATTGTATTTATAAATATTTTATATGGTCAAACAAATACTTTGACTTATGCTGCTTATATGGAAACTATAAGAGATCAAATACCAGAACTAAAAATAAATGCTGTAACAGAAACTAATGCTCAGATGAATTTACTTAGTGCTGAAAGTTCAGGAGATGTAAATTTATCTGCACAGTTTGGAGCAGTAGGTAAATACGGAAGTTTATCAAGCGGATACACTAGTACTACAGCTAGCCCAAGTGTCAATGCCGCAGGAATACAGGCTGGAATTGGACTAGGTTCTTTAATACCTTATACAGGAACTAAATGGTCTGTTAATTTAACTCATACTTCTTTTTTAGGCGGTAAATTAAATATGCCTGGAGGTCAGTCTGTAGATTTTAATAATTATCAGCCTTCATTAACATTAGAAGTAACTCAGCCTCTTTTAAGAAATTTTTTCGGTACTTTAGATAAATATCCTATAAAAGATGCTGAATATGCTCTTGCTATAGCTAAGCTTCAAAGAAAATTAGATGATGCCAGCGTTATTGTTTCATATCAGAAAATTTATTATCAATGGATAATGTACGAAAAACTTCTTGCTTATTACAGAAACATGTATATAACTGCTAAAAGATTTGAAAATCAGATGAGAGACAGATACAATAACGGACTTATAGATAATGACTCTTATCAGAACGCAAGAACACAAACTATGGTTTACAGTGATTATTATGCACAGAATCAGGTTTACTTAGATAGTCTTTTAGCAACTGTAAGTTTCTTTATGCCTGTAACTAATATAAAGCCGGATCATACTACTTGGGATGCTTATTTAGATTTAGGAAGCAATATGCAGATGGAGGCAGTTCCTTTCGCTGATAGTATAAACGGACAAATAGCATATCAATCTAAAATAAGAGCTGAATATACTCTTGATGCTATGAAAAACGGTACATTACCTAATTTAGACTTTGTAGGAAGTGTAAGTCTTAATGGTCTTAGTCCTAATACTGAAGGATATTTTAAATCTTTCGGCAGTATGACAAATGTTGATTTCTTTGCCGGAGTGCAGTTCTCTTATCCATTAGGAAACAGAGCAAATAAAGCACAATATCAAATGGCTGAAAACTCATTATATGGAATAATAGCTCAATATGATCAATTAGAAAAAGATTTTAATACTCAATTACAGACATATATTTCTAAATTTAATGCTTACAAAAATTTAATAGCAAGCAAACAAATGCAGATAAGAGCAATTAATTCAAGAATAGCTACTCAGCTTCAAAAACTTGATCAAGGACGTTTAGAAATCGATGATTTACTTACATCAAGGTTGGAACTTGTAGCTACTCAGACAGAGCTTTTGAATCTTCAGTACGAATTTATAACGACTATATTTGATTACAGAGCTTTGCTTGCCATAGATTATGAATAA
- a CDS encoding TetR/AcrR family transcriptional regulator gives MPKVNQEYFENKRKIILDAAMSVFFKKPAYSVRMKDIVKESGLSQGGVYKYYSNIDEIVIALINSNKTEVNPRDIIENYYDEPEKAIFELFDAFRKFFFITAKEFGKIMFELQAMFFNSKERMQKLKDNINKDLVLNYWFSELLIFIDKKIDEKYFNPVIDPQDIYMQMIVAASGIGNELILNKYYNLDRKLYYYKGDEENIYHGEAGRTLDVNLDNLIDTLYKTLLLLLGSKNIHKYSFKN, from the coding sequence ATGCCTAAAGTAAATCAAGAATATTTTGAGAACAAAAGGAAGATAATACTAGATGCAGCTATGAGTGTATTTTTTAAGAAGCCTGCATATAGTGTAAGAATGAAAGATATTGTTAAAGAGTCAGGTTTAAGTCAAGGAGGTGTTTACAAATATTATTCAAATATAGATGAAATTGTAATAGCATTGATTAACAGCAATAAAACTGAAGTAAATCCTAGAGATATTATAGAAAATTATTATGATGAACCTGAAAAAGCTATATTTGAATTATTCGATGCTTTTAGAAAATTTTTCTTTATAACAGCCAAGGAATTTGGAAAGATAATGTTTGAATTGCAGGCTATGTTTTTTAACAGTAAAGAAAGAATGCAGAAATTGAAAGATAATATAAATAAAGACCTTGTATTAAATTATTGGTTTTCAGAACTGTTAATATTCATAGATAAGAAAATTGATGAAAAATATTTCAATCCGGTAATAGATCCTCAAGACATTTATATGCAGATGATAGTGGCAGCATCAGGAATAGGAAACGAATTAATATTAAATAAATATTATAACCTAGACAGAAAGCTATACTATTACAAAGGAGATGAAGAAAATATATACCATGGAGAAGCAGGAAGAACATTAGATGTGAATTTGGATAATTTAATTGACACATTATATAAAACATTGCTGCTTTTGCTTGGAAGTAAAAACATACACAAATACAGCTTTAAAAATTAA
- a CDS encoding STAS domain-containing protein, producing the protein MEVNIKELENNTVILKLDGDIDVYTSSDLKDSIFSQIELGAKKIIIDMEDVYYIDSSGIGVFISALGTFKKVNGKICFVKVTDPVKKVFELTKINSFFPVFTTETEALANF; encoded by the coding sequence ATGGAAGTAAATATCAAAGAGTTAGAGAATAACACTGTAATATTGAAATTGGATGGAGATATTGATGTTTATACCTCATCTGATTTAAAAGATTCTATTTTTTCACAAATAGAACTTGGAGCAAAAAAAATAATAATAGATATGGAAGATGTCTATTATATAGATAGTAGTGGAATAGGGGTATTTATTTCGGCACTTGGTACATTTAAGAAGGTAAATGGTAAAATATGCTTTGTAAAAGTTACAGATCCTGTTAAAAAGGTGTTTGAACTTACTAAAATTAATAGTTTTTTCCCTGTATTTACAACAGAAACTGAAGCTTTGGCTAATTTTTAA
- the atpB gene encoding F0F1 ATP synthase subunit A codes for MIKELFLLRKVFILTLILSCVFSVNVLYGAETINDYIMEEITDNTSHPFYTIPIKFGKYIDFDFKITKHIILVTLAGILSVCSMKYLAHKLKRPLNRPTYLQSILEGLIDYMNKDVIGATLGEEGKKYVPFCLTVFLFVLFSNILGLIPASIKFPTEDGNHSYIAGGLGANIGFTAAIAIVVFIVYIVAGIRKKGIIKYWTSLVPKGLPIPLIPIIWVLEFITLFNRAFALAIRLFANITGGHIMMIVIPYLIVMSGTLLVSPFAVLFLGFIYVLEMFVAVLQAYIFSLLSAVYIGIAISDEH; via the coding sequence ATGATTAAAGAATTATTTTTGCTTAGGAAAGTTTTTATATTAACTTTAATATTAAGCTGTGTATTTTCTGTCAATGTTCTTTACGGTGCTGAAACTATTAATGATTATATAATGGAAGAGATAACTGATAATACTTCCCATCCATTCTATACAATTCCTATAAAATTTGGAAAATACATTGATTTTGATTTTAAAATAACAAAACATATAATATTGGTAACTTTAGCGGGTATTTTATCTGTATGCAGTATGAAATATTTAGCTCATAAACTTAAACGTCCTTTAAATAGACCTACATATTTACAAAGTATATTAGAAGGTTTGATAGATTATATGAATAAGGATGTTATCGGTGCTACTTTAGGAGAAGAGGGTAAGAAATATGTACCTTTTTGTCTTACAGTATTTTTATTCGTATTATTTTCAAATATATTAGGACTTATACCGGCATCCATTAAATTTCCTACAGAAGACGGAAATCATTCTTATATAGCAGGAGGACTTGGAGCTAATATAGGATTCACTGCTGCTATAGCTATAGTTGTATTTATAGTTTATATTGTTGCTGGAATAAGAAAAAAAGGCATAATAAAATATTGGACTTCTTTGGTGCCTAAAGGTTTGCCTATACCTTTAATACCTATAATATGGGTATTAGAGTTTATTACATTATTCAACAGAGCTTTTGCTCTTGCGATTCGTTTATTTGCAAACATAACAGGCGGGCATATAATGATGATAGTTATACCGTATTTGATAGTAATGTCTGGTACATTATTAGTTTCCCCATTTGCGGTATTATTCTTAGGATTCATATATGTTCTTGAAATGTTTGTAGCAGTTTTACAGGCTTATATATTCTCATTATTATCAGCAGTTTATATTGGAATTGCTATTAGTGATGAGCATTAA
- the atpE gene encoding ATP synthase F0 subunit C: MELSILGAAIGAGLAAIGVGLGIGFIGSRAVEGIARQPEVSGKIQTAMLIAAALIEGVGLFALVICILALFTK, from the coding sequence ATGGAACTTTCTATATTAGGTGCAGCAATTGGAGCAGGACTTGCAGCTATAGGGGTTGGTTTAGGAATAGGTTTTATAGGTTCTAGAGCAGTAGAAGGAATAGCTAGACAGCCTGAAGTATCAGGTAAAATACAAACAGCAATGCTTATAGCAGCAGCATTAATAGAAGGTGTTGGACTTTTTGCTTTGGTTATTTGTATTCTTGCACTGTTCACAAAATAA
- the atpF gene encoding F0F1 ATP synthase subunit B produces MALLKIDPGIIIWTWITFLLVLAILGASTWKIILKGLNARADKIQEDLEEAEKTRENAKKSLAAYREQIDNAKVEASAIIENARVEANRIRDKIINNAREEAELNKNKIMSEIDRSKEEAMNSVKKQALDIAVVMAETILKRNINKEDNQALINEFINNANKENSQK; encoded by the coding sequence ATGGCACTTTTAAAAATAGATCCTGGTATTATAATCTGGACTTGGATCACATTTTTACTAGTTCTTGCTATATTAGGTGCTTCTACTTGGAAAATAATTTTGAAGGGTTTGAATGCTCGTGCTGACAAGATACAAGAAGATTTGGAAGAGGCTGAGAAAACTAGAGAAAATGCTAAAAAATCTTTGGCAGCATATAGAGAGCAAATTGATAATGCTAAGGTTGAAGCTAGTGCTATTATAGAAAATGCCAGAGTTGAGGCTAATAGGATTAGAGATAAAATTATTAATAATGCTAGAGAGGAAGCAGAACTTAATAAAAACAAAATTATGTCTGAAATAGACAGATCTAAAGAAGAGGCTATGAATAGTGTAAAAAAACAGGCACTTGATATTGCTGTTGTTATGGCAGAAACTATTCTTAAGAGAAACATTAATAAAGAAGATAATCAGGCTTTGATTAATGAATTTATTAATAATGCAAATAAAGAAAACAGTCAGAAATGA